In a genomic window of Scomber japonicus isolate fScoJap1 chromosome 17, fScoJap1.pri, whole genome shotgun sequence:
- the LOC128377237 gene encoding protein FAM177A1-like isoform X2 yields the protein MADISLYLTNVNVSIAQSMDVQQSPNAAKDFESVELGELDKREDQQEEQQREKVPRRIIHFSSGETMEEYSTDEEEEEDKEPERKDLLSSPVDASKMTWGPYFWFHMWRAATSTISACDYLGERMASLFGITSAKYQYAIDEYYRMKKEREEEREENCLSEEAERTFDQLPSQEIEDEPITMPEQPNVAAAHTDVTYQIENENKAHSNTIRVPAIVTAN from the exons ATGGCTGATATATCACTGTATCTCACTAACGTTAACGTGTCCATAGCACAGAGCATGGATGTGCAGCAG AGTCCAAATGCAGCCAAGGACTTTGAGAGTGTGGAGCTGGGGGAGCTGGACAAGAGGGAAGatcagcaggaggagcagcagagggagaAGGTTCCTCGAAGGATCATCCATTTCTCCAGTGGGGAGACCATGGAGGAGTACAGCaccgatgaggaggaggaagaagacaagGAGCCGGAGAGGAAAGACCTGCTGTCCTCCCCGGTCGATGCG TCAAAGATGACCTGGGGTCCTTACTTCTGGTTCCACATGTGGAGAGCTGCTACATCCACCATCTCAG CATGTGATTACCTGGGGGAGAGGATGGCCTCCCTCTTCGGGATAACGTCAGCCAAATATCAGTATGCCATCGATGAGTACTACAGGATGAAGAAAGAG cgagaagaagagagggaggaaaactGTTTGTCAGAAGAGGCAGAACGAACCTTTGACCAGCTACCATCTCAGGAAATCGAGGACGAGCCAATCACCATGCCAGAACAGCCAAATGTAGCCGCCGCTCACACTGATGTGACCTATCAGATCGAGAATGAAAATAAGGCACATTCAAACACCATCAGAGTTCCTGCTATCGTCACGGCAAACTAA
- the LOC128377237 gene encoding protein FAM177A1-like isoform X1 — translation MADISLYLTNVNVSIAQSMDVQQSPNAAKDFESVELGELDKREDQQEEQQREKVPRRIIHFSSGETMEEYSTDEEEEEDKEPERKDLLSSPVDAVRSKMTWGPYFWFHMWRAATSTISACDYLGERMASLFGITSAKYQYAIDEYYRMKKEREEEREENCLSEEAERTFDQLPSQEIEDEPITMPEQPNVAAAHTDVTYQIENENKAHSNTIRVPAIVTAN, via the exons ATGGCTGATATATCACTGTATCTCACTAACGTTAACGTGTCCATAGCACAGAGCATGGATGTGCAGCAG AGTCCAAATGCAGCCAAGGACTTTGAGAGTGTGGAGCTGGGGGAGCTGGACAAGAGGGAAGatcagcaggaggagcagcagagggagaAGGTTCCTCGAAGGATCATCCATTTCTCCAGTGGGGAGACCATGGAGGAGTACAGCaccgatgaggaggaggaagaagacaagGAGCCGGAGAGGAAAGACCTGCTGTCCTCCCCGGTCGATGCGGTGAGG TCAAAGATGACCTGGGGTCCTTACTTCTGGTTCCACATGTGGAGAGCTGCTACATCCACCATCTCAG CATGTGATTACCTGGGGGAGAGGATGGCCTCCCTCTTCGGGATAACGTCAGCCAAATATCAGTATGCCATCGATGAGTACTACAGGATGAAGAAAGAG cgagaagaagagagggaggaaaactGTTTGTCAGAAGAGGCAGAACGAACCTTTGACCAGCTACCATCTCAGGAAATCGAGGACGAGCCAATCACCATGCCAGAACAGCCAAATGTAGCCGCCGCTCACACTGATGTGACCTATCAGATCGAGAATGAAAATAAGGCACATTCAAACACCATCAGAGTTCCTGCTATCGTCACGGCAAACTAA